Sequence from the Acidobacteriota bacterium genome:
GCGGCCGCCCGCGACCTCGTCTTCTGGCTCGTCCTGTTCGCCTGGGGCGGCCTGGGGGCGGCGCTCGGACCGCCGCTGATCTGCGGGCTCTGGTGGCGCGGGACGCGGCGCGCGGGCGTTCTGGCCGGGATGGTCACCGGCACCGCCGTCACCGTCGCCTGGCGGCTCTGGCTCAAGGAGCCGACCGGCCTCTACGAGCTCGTGCCGGCGTTCGGACTCTCGCTGGCGGCCGTCGTCGCCGGCTCGCTGGCCGCGCGGGGGGCGGGCGGCGAGCGGCGGTCCGTCACCGGGCGTTGAGCTTCTTCGAGCGCCAGAACTTGACCCCCGCGAGGTCGGCGTTGGCCATCAAGCCCTTCTCGGTCAGGCGGAACACGGCCACCCCTTCGTTGAACGCGGCGACGGCGTTGGCCCCCTTGTTCCCCGCCGCCGCCGAAGCCGAGACGTCGGCCTGCCAGCCCGACTCGACGAACCTCCGGAAGGCGCGGGGGGTCTCGAAGAAGAGGACCACCTGGTATCGCTGGCCGCCGAGACCGAAGCCGACGCCGGCGGTTCCCATCTTCATGTACGTCCGCTCGCCGCTCTTCCGATCGACGGCGACGCCGACCCCTCCCCCGCCGGAAACGCCGAAGGCGATCTTGACGGCGTCGAACACCGCGTAGCCGGCCGATTTCCGGTAAAGGCGGCGCGCGCCTTCGTTCCGCTCGAGCAGCCGCTCGAGCGTCTGCTTCGCCATCATGTCGATGCGGAACCGCTTCCGGGCCGCATCCGGCTTCTCCCCGGCGGCCGCCGGGGCCAGCGCGAGCGCCAGCGCGAGCGCGGGCGCGATCGTCCGCGTGAGCCTCATCGCGGGGACCTCCCGAAAGAATGCGGCGGGGCTGCGGGCCGCCCCTGCGCGCAATGTAGGTCGCCGCGCGGGGCGGGCGCCACGGGAGCGCGCCGCGAGGCGCCGCCGCCGTCCGCGATCGCCCTCAGCGTCCGACGTGCGTGCGGAACCACTCCCGTGCCTGCTCGAGGTCGTCGAGGAGCCGCCACGGCGGGAGCGAGTCGAGGATCACCTTTCCGTAGCGCCGGGTGCGGAGGCGGACGTCGAGCACCGCCAGCAGTCCGCGGTCCTCGCGGGACCGGATCAGGCGGCCCAGCGCCTGCCGCAGGGAGAGGATCGCCTCCGGCAGCTGCTCCTCCATGAACGGATCGCCACCGCGCGCCCGGATCGCCGCCGAACGCGCCTCCACCAGGGGATCGGTCGGGACGGCGAAGGGGAGCTTGTCGACGATCACCAAGGAGAGCGCTTCGCCGGGAACGTCGATCCCCTGGCGGAAGCTGGCGGTGCCGAGGAGGACCGAGCGCACCGAGCGCCGGAAGTCCTCGATGAGCTGCTCCCGCGGGGCTTCGCCCTGGACGAGCACCGGCCACTCGATCGTCCCGGCGAGCCGCTCCGCGGCGCGGCTCAGGGCCGCGTGCGAGGCGAACAGCACGAGCGCCCGCCCGTCGCTGATCTCGAGGAGCGCTTCGATCTCCCGGAGCACCCGGTCGGCGAACGCGGGCTCCCCCGGCTCCGGGAAGCGGCGCGGGACGTACAGCGCCGCCTGGCGCCGCTCGGCGAAGGGCGAGGCCACCAGCAGAGGCTCGGCCTCGGGCATCCCCAGTCGGAGCGCCGCCCGCTCGAGGCTTCCGGCGATCGACAGGGTGGCGGAGGTGGCGACGACCGCGTCGAACCGGCCCAGGGCACGGGCGAGAAGCGGCCCGGCCTCCAGCGGGTAGCTGGCGAGCACCGCACCCTCCTCCCCCTGGGGCTCCGCCACCACCACGTGCGACGACTCGTCGGCCTGGAGGATCGACTGGAGGGTGACGCTGTGACGCGCACAGCGCGTTTCGATCAAAGCCCGTTCGTCGGCGCGCGGCCCGGGGCCCACGGCCGCGTCTCCCAGGGCTTCGAGCGCGCCGACCACCTCCTCGGCCGGGCCGGCCAACCCGCGCCGGGCTTCCGGAGCGAGCCGCACGCGCTCCTCCCGCTCCGGGCGCACGCGGGCGAAGAACGCGCGGGCGGCCCGCTCCAGGGCGGCGGCGGGTGCGGGATCCCGGCCCGCTGCGCGCAGCTCCTGCGCGGCGTCCCGCGCCAGCTCGGACGCCATCCGGGAACTGAACCGAACGCCGAAGTGCGCGACCGCGGCGTCCTCCACGAGGTGCGCTTCGTCCAGGACGAGGCGCGATGCGTCGGGGAGCACCCGCCCCTCCCACGATTCGCGAAGCGCCAGGTCGGCGACCAGGAGATGATGGTTGACCACCACGAGCGAAGCCTCCTCGGCGCGGCGCCGCGCGCCGAACACGAAGCAGCGCTCGTGGAACGGGCAGCTCGACCCCGTGCAGGTGTCGGCGCGCCCGTCGATCCGCGCCCACAGCGGCGAGTTGTCCGGTAGGCCCGACACCTCCGCCCGGTCGCCGGTGCGGGTCTTCTCGGCCCAGCGCCTGATCCTGGCCAGAAGATGCACCTCCGAGGCGTGCTCGAACCGGCGCTGGGCGGCGGTCTCCTCCAGCCGCTTGAGGCAGAGGTAGTTCGCCCTCCCCTTCAGCAGAACCGCGGTCGCCTGCCGCCCGCGGTCCCCCAGGACGCGGCGGGCGACCGGCAGCTCGCGCTCGAGAATCTGCTCCTGCAGCGCCTTCGTTCCCGTCGACAGGATCACCGGCTCGCCGCAGAGCAGCGCCGGGACCAGGTAGGCGAGCGTCTTGCCCGTTCCGGTGCCCGCCTCGACGATCGCCCGGCCCCCGCCGGAGAGCGTGCGGGCGACGAGGGCGGCCATCCGCTGCTGCCCGGGCCGGTGCTCGAATCCGCTCCGCGCCCGCGCCAGCGGCCCGCCCGGCCCGAACAGGGCTTCGACCTCCTGGGACACGGGGAGCTTCAGGCGCCGACGGAACGCCGCCGGCGAGCCTCGTACAGGGGGAAGCGCTCGCAGAGCGCGAGCACCTCCTCGCGCACCGCGTCGAGGACCTTCTCGTCCTCCCCCTCCCGGAGCGTCCGCGCGATCAGCCGGGCGACCGCGCGCATCTCCTCCTCCTTCATGCCGCGGGTGGTGAGAGCGGGGGTTCCCAGCCGCAGTCCGGAGGCGACCATCGGCGGGTTCGGGTCGAAGGGGATCGTGTTCTTGTTGACGGTGATGTTGACGCGGTCGAGCCGCTCTTCGGCCTCCTTGCCGGTGATGCCCTCGCGAAACACGTCCACCAGCAACAGGTGCGTGTCGGTCCCCCCGGAGACGATCCGGAACCCCTCCTCGGCCAACGCCGCCGCGAGCGCCCGGGCGTTGGCCAGGACCTGCCGCTGGTAGGCCCGGAAGGACGGCTCCATCGCCTCCTTGAAGGCCACCGCCTTGGCCGCGATCACGTGCACGAGCGGGCCGCCCTGGATGCCCGGGAAGACGACCTTCTGCAGCTCCTTGTAATGCTCCTTGCGGCACAGGATCAGGCCGCCCCGCGGGCCGCGCAGCGTCTTGTGCGTGGTCGATGTGACGAAGTCGAAGTGGGGTACCGGGTTGGGAAAGAGGCCGGTCGCCACCAGCCCGGCCGGATGAGCGATGTCGGCCATCGTCCGGGCTCCCACCTCGTCGGCGATCGCGCGAATGCGCTCCCAGTCGATCGTCCGGGGGTAGGCGCTCGCCCCGGCGACGATGAGCTTCGGCCGGTGCTCCCGAGCCAGGCGCCGGAGCTGTTCGTAGTCGAGGGTCTCGTCTTCGCGCCGCACGCCATAGGGAACGAACCGGAACAGCCGCCCGGAGATGTTCAGCGGATGGCCATGGCTGAGGTGTCCGCCGTGGCTGAGGTCCATGCCGAGCACAGTGTCCCCCGGCTCGAGCACGGTGAAGTAGACGGCCTGGTTCGCCTGGGAACCGGAATGGGGCTGGACGTTGGCCCGCTCCGCGCCGAACAGCTCCTTCGCGCGGTCGCGCGCGAGGCTCTCCACGACGTCGACGTACTCGCACCCGCCGTAGTAGCGCCGTTTGGGATAACCCTCGGCGTACTTGTTCGTGAAGACGGAGCCGGTCGCCTGCAGGACCGCTTCGCTGACGAAGTTCTCCGAGGCGATCAGCTCGAGGTGGGTGTGCTGCCGTTCCGCTTCCGCGCGGATCGCCTCCGCGACTTCGGGATCGGTCCGCCAGAGTTCCTCGTTCATCGTCCGCCCTATCCGGGCCGCCCTCACGGCTCCGGTTCGATCATCCGCACGCGCCTTTCGTGCCGGCCGCCGTCGAACGGTGTCTCGAGGAAGACCTGGAGCACCGCCTCGGCGAGCCCGGCGCCGAGGACGCGCCCCCCGAGCGACAGCACGTTGGCGTCGTTGTGGCGCCGCGCGTAACGCGCGTCGTATTCGGTGAGGCACCGGGCCGCCCGCACGCCGCGGACCTTGTTGGCGACGATGTCGGTCCCGATCCCCGTGCCGCACACCACGAGGCCCCGCTCCGCCTCGCCGCGCGCGACCGCCTCGGCCACCTTGCGCGCGTACACGGGATAGTCCGTGCTGGCCGGGGAATCGGTTCCCAGGTCCAGGACCTCGTGCCCCCGTTCCTCGAGCCAGCGCACCAGGTGGCGCTTCAGCTCGAGTCCCGCGTGATCCGACCCTGCGGCGATCCGCATGCCGCCTCCCGCCGTTGGCCGGGACGCCGCCCGGCCCGCCGATTCTAGCCGCAGCCCGCACACCCGGGCGATGCGGTCCGGTGAGATCCTCGCCCCGATCGGGAGCGCCGATCCCGCGGCGGCGGCCCCGGGCT
This genomic interval carries:
- a CDS encoding serine hydroxymethyltransferase encodes the protein MNEELWRTDPEVAEAIRAEAERQHTHLELIASENFVSEAVLQATGSVFTNKYAEGYPKRRYYGGCEYVDVVESLARDRAKELFGAERANVQPHSGSQANQAVYFTVLEPGDTVLGMDLSHGGHLSHGHPLNISGRLFRFVPYGVRREDETLDYEQLRRLAREHRPKLIVAGASAYPRTIDWERIRAIADEVGARTMADIAHPAGLVATGLFPNPVPHFDFVTSTTHKTLRGPRGGLILCRKEHYKELQKVVFPGIQGGPLVHVIAAKAVAFKEAMEPSFRAYQRQVLANARALAAALAEEGFRIVSGGTDTHLLLVDVFREGITGKEAEERLDRVNITVNKNTIPFDPNPPMVASGLRLGTPALTTRGMKEEEMRAVARLIARTLREGEDEKVLDAVREEVLALCERFPLYEARRRRSVGA
- a CDS encoding sodium/proline symporter — its product is AAARDLVFWLVLFAWGGLGAALGPPLICGLWWRGTRRAGVLAGMVTGTAVTVAWRLWLKEPTGLYELVPAFGLSLAAVVAGSLAARGAGGERRSVTGR
- a CDS encoding ATP-dependent DNA helicase yields the protein MSQEVEALFGPGGPLARARSGFEHRPGQQRMAALVARTLSGGGRAIVEAGTGTGKTLAYLVPALLCGEPVILSTGTKALQEQILERELPVARRVLGDRGRQATAVLLKGRANYLCLKRLEETAAQRRFEHASEVHLLARIRRWAEKTRTGDRAEVSGLPDNSPLWARIDGRADTCTGSSCPFHERCFVFGARRRAEEASLVVVNHHLLVADLALRESWEGRVLPDASRLVLDEAHLVEDAAVAHFGVRFSSRMASELARDAAQELRAAGRDPAPAAALERAARAFFARVRPEREERVRLAPEARRGLAGPAEEVVGALEALGDAAVGPGPRADERALIETRCARHSVTLQSILQADESSHVVVAEPQGEEGAVLASYPLEAGPLLARALGRFDAVVATSATLSIAGSLERAALRLGMPEAEPLLVASPFAERRQAALYVPRRFPEPGEPAFADRVLREIEALLEISDGRALVLFASHAALSRAAERLAGTIEWPVLVQGEAPREQLIEDFRRSVRSVLLGTASFRQGIDVPGEALSLVIVDKLPFAVPTDPLVEARSAAIRARGGDPFMEEQLPEAILSLRQALGRLIRSREDRGLLAVLDVRLRTRRYGKVILDSLPPWRLLDDLEQAREWFRTHVGR
- the rpiB gene encoding ribose 5-phosphate isomerase B; protein product: MRIAAGSDHAGLELKRHLVRWLEERGHEVLDLGTDSPASTDYPVYARKVAEAVARGEAERGLVVCGTGIGTDIVANKVRGVRAARCLTEYDARYARRHNDANVLSLGGRVLGAGLAEAVLQVFLETPFDGGRHERRVRMIEPEP